A DNA window from Branchiostoma lanceolatum isolate klBraLanc5 chromosome 17, klBraLanc5.hap2, whole genome shotgun sequence contains the following coding sequences:
- the LOC136423674 gene encoding uncharacterized protein, with protein MATLTGLTVLVALLGCALSAMPISDINRCQYTGADGHMYDLSPLRMNGSHYFSAPAYEIDSYNIYSPNGSEADPLMYQYYLNVCDNVTKGPDACKETAPILRINPDKTCTALGNMNAAIFDANPGADGVYLSYYHGDPSGGSRVFHYQSSVFFVCDNSTEMTGPTFEHQSNCFHSHFRILTKHACK; from the exons ATGGCTACTCTAACAGGCCTGACAGTACTAGTAGCCCTGCTAGGATGTGCGCTCTCTGCCATGCCTATTTCCGACATTAACCGCTGCCAGTATACCGGAGCGGACGGCCACATGTACGACTTGTCGCCGCTGAGAAT GAATGGGTCCCACTACTTCTCTGCTCCAGCCTACGAGATCGACAGTTACAACATCTATTCTCCCAACGGAAGCGAAGCCGATCCGTTGATGTATCAGTACTACCTGAATGTCTGTGATAACGTCACCAAGGGTCCTGACGCCTGCAAGGAAACCGCTCCGATACTGAGG ATTAATCCCGATAAAACCTGTACAGCTCTGGGCAACATGAACGCTGCAATCTTTGACGCAAACCCCGGTGCTGACG GCGTGTACCTGTCCTATTACCATGGCGACCCGTCCGGTGGGTCACGTGTGTTCCACTACCAGTCCAGCGTGTTCTTCGTGTGTGACAACAGCACAGAGATGACAGGCCCCACGTTCGAACACCAGAGCAACTGCTTCCACAGCCACTTCAGGATCCTGACCAAACACGCTTGCAAATGA
- the LOC136423307 gene encoding uncharacterized protein: protein MAWRPGMVLMLLVLTVLPLLVFSAREYPEFLPDKVGWVRFIVTVNDTWDPNGCIATTSTGKLVPNKKYNETETIRVGSCDHGPLVYTVVPGQAPNEMSVNLTFYSSVIEDAEPPTCQIPWNGTYVSPHPDTDPLHDSPLPGCFTTDSREGWYLTAYWFYLLDWGGSRTGLEQDN from the exons atggcgtGGCGGCCGGGCATGGTACTAATGCTGCTCGTCTTGACGGTTTTGCCGCTGTTGGTGTTCAGTGCACGTGAATACCCCGAATTTTTACCTGACAAAGTCGGATGGGTCAGGTTCATTGTCACCGTGAATGATACTTGGGACCCGAATGG GTGCATTGCTACTACATCAACAGGCAAATTGGTCCCTAACAAGAAGTACAACGAAACTGAGACAATAAGGGTCGGTTCATGTGATCACGGACCGCTGGTTTACACTGTAGTACCCGGCCAGGCGCCAAATGAGATG TCCGTGAATTTGACGTTTTATTCTTCCGTGATCGAGGACGCCGAGCCACCGACATGTCAGATCCCGTGGAACGGAACGTACGTGTCCCCCCACCCCGACACAGACCCCCTGCACGACTCCCCCCTCCCCGGCTGCTTCACCACGGACTCACGGGAAGGCTGGTACCTGACTGCGTACTGGTTCTACCTATTGGATTGGGGCGGATCGAGGACGGGACTAGAACAGGATAACTAa
- the LOC136422572 gene encoding uncharacterized protein has protein sequence MLNGIVVVVVCVSLVTVVWSIVPISDIENCRYTGADGNVYDLSPLIAKNGAYVFDTPSYNINGYNILTPEEARLTELKYTYHLQICRNVTNPPEGCKGSSPIFRVDVGLHCASLGNIDAAIFEINPLPRNDGVHLLYYHGDLADGSRLQRYHSSIYFVCNNRTEIGPLFEHQTDFYQSHFVFQTIHACRP, from the exons ATGTTGAATGGCATAGTTGTCGTTGTTGTTTGTGTATCGTTGGTGACGGTTGTGTGGTCGATAGTGCCCATATCTGACATCGAGAACTGTCGCTACACGGGAGCGGACGGGAATGTGTACGACCTCTCCCCACTCATAGCGAA GAACGGGGCTTATGTGTTTGACACCCCGTCCTACAACATCAACGGCTACAACATCCTGACTCCCGAGGAGGCCCGCCTGACCGAGCTGAAGTACACGTACCACCTGCAGATCTGCCGTAACGTCACCAACCCGCCTGAGGGATGTAAGGGCAGCTCGCCAATCTTTAGG GTCGATGTTGGTCTGCACTGTGCATCCCTTGGGAACATAGATGCCGCCATATTTGAGATCAATCCGCTGCCGAGGAACGACG GTGTGCACCTGTTGTATTACCATGGCGACCTAGCTGACGGAAGTCGTCTGCAGCGGTACCACTCCTCCATCTACTTCGTGTGTAACAACAGGACGGAGATCGGGCCGTTATTCGAGCATCAGACCGACTTTTATCAGAGCCACTTTGTTTTCCAAACCATACATGCTTGCAGACCTTAA